Sequence from the Rutidosis leptorrhynchoides isolate AG116_Rl617_1_P2 chromosome 3, CSIRO_AGI_Rlap_v1, whole genome shotgun sequence genome:
TAGCTTAACAtacaatgaataaggcattaaatttttgctagcccctaaatcccctaatgctttaatgcattccaaattttCTAGGAGACATGGtctggtaaaactcccaggatccgcTAACttttttggtattttgttcatcaaaattactgaacaattagcattcatggtgacggacgAAAGTTCCTCCATATTCtttcgattagtaagtaagtctttaaagaacttagcatactttggcatatctaaaattacatcaataaaaggcatatttatgttaatttgtttaaaaatatctagaaattttgacctttcggcttaTAGCCTTTCTTGCTGTTGcttccttgggtatgggagcggtggttgatatggcttcactacgggtttctcacgttcttccttctcaaccacttgttccggctccttaaccggttcatcatttttattcaacggaacactgaaatcagaatcttcgggcattcttggagcttcgtatgctagaccactccgtgtggtgataacattggcgtgctcatttcgggggtttttattagtatcgcccggtaaacttcctggttttctttcactaagtaaactagctaaaccattcatttgcttctctaaattctgaattgaggcttgttggtttctaaacttatgttcatttttctcgttcgtttggtttatgtttgtaacaagctgattttgtgatgcaatcaacttttccaacatactcttaaaatttgactttttctcttcctgttggggtttttgataaaaacccggagtttgttgttggaacccactacttgacccttgttagtaattagaattttgaccttgagggttgtatgggttgttgaagtttcggttaaactgggctTTTCCTTGAAATTTTGACCTGCGGATTccgttgatgcaaagaaagtccgtactaaggcaccactgtacgcccttgagggtgacgtcctatatcgaaaaaattatttaggacCGCACCTAAGGtgtattggtccgaaagaggcagaggaggctatacgcgaggtgcatgaaggtgcatgcgctcttcattcggggcacaggtctattgtgtcaataattatgcggctaggttattattggcccactatgtacgcagataccgcacacatagttaagcaatgcgaatccTGCCAAATACATGCAGCTATCAGCAGAGCatctgcgcatccaatgataccagtctcctcaccatggccattctgcaaatgggcaattgacatagtcggaccatttccaaaaggccgaggtaatattatcatttattttataccatatgctatttacgtcagtatcttacgcatactctgcacacgcaggaaacatcaaattcttgattgttgcaatcgactatttcactaagtgggttgaagcgcgaccgctggcaacaatttcaggaaagagggtgcgaaattttgtatgggaagacattgtttgtcgattcggcataccaaacgaaatcgttagtgataacggtacacagtttgcgggggatccttttcgtagttggtgcgcggagcttaatattaagcaaacttttacttccgttGCGCATCCGGACGCGAATggcagtgcgaagtcaccaaccgggatatagtggccggaatcaaagctagattgggccatggtcgcattggttgggtggatgaactaccaaaagttttgtgggcgcatagaacaacaccaaaagcaagcactggtgagactccgtttaaTTTAGTCTACGGGTTAGAAGCTGTTGTGCCCActgaaattggggtaccaacgttccgcatacaaaattttgacgagcaaaataactcagaagctttgcgggaaaatcttaacttGCTGGAAGAATGCAGACTCTCTGCGGCGAtaaacgaagccaataataagcagaaaattgcaaagtactacaatcagcgtgtgcgttcgcgctcttataagtgcggggacttagtttggcgtcagaacgatGCAAGTcttgcggaggatactgggaaattggtCACCCGTTGGAAAGGTCCGTACAGGGTAGCAAAagtaagcaacaccggggcataccatctcgagacattagatgaaaAACCTGTGAAAtgcacttggcacgcgacattgttgaaaaaatgttatatgtagctggatggacctgatcactcctatttattttagcacattattttttctatgcattttccgtccgtttggatgtgtcgcggttgtaatcatgattaatgccaattaaatatttactcgcgcatacttttgtttattgttttcttttttgtatgcggttcctgcctacttaaggggtgtcctctagcccccgtgcggccgAAGCCTGCTtagttacaaggctagacatcaacggcaggcgaagggaattggttttcccctagctaagcgctacgcagactagatggctaccAAGTCGACTTAAAACTAAAAGAATTGGTTTGCTTGtgagtaattactctcgcattggtttgcttgaggaactcaaagtataaaagcattggtttgtttttagttgcgttgcttaccatacagctaaagtgaacctctagcacatgacaaagcaatgACGCAGTAacttttgagtctaaattgttaaaggtaaatTTGCTAAAATAtcggtttattttacgcagtacctgcgtatgcgcatgagttttggttaactatgcgcataggcatgcggttcaccatttgttttgattcgcgatatataaacaattaatacataacGCATGCAcaacataataacatgtattacAACTAAGGTCATTACAGAATCATTGTTTCACatgcctgcccaacacgggacttagggcgcAAATAatgtatttacaattgcctgcctaagcataggacttacgatgCAAATGATTACAAACAAAATCTAAAAATCCTCCTTGAGAAACCCATCAATGGGTATATTGGGATCCGCAGCGAACGCGTCTATTAAAGGGATCGGGATGGACTGGATGGCCTGCTCCGCTTCTAGGAGCGCCTCAGCTGTACCCTCTTTCAAATGTTTTCGCACAACCTCAGGGTATGGTAGCGTGAGGTCGCAGCCTTTGATCACCTCAAGCATGACCTTGTTATTTTCATGCTCTTTCACCGCATCGACATAGGCGTTGAACTTTTCGGTGATGGGCCCCGAGTCCATTACCTTCTGCGCGATGACGGGAAGGGAGGTGCGAACCTTTGACAAGTCTGCCTCCGCTAGCTCGCGGCCAGTCACCGCATCGTCCATCTCCCTGCGCACCCTTTCCAGTTCCACCCGCAGGCGCTCCGTCTCCCCTTTAGCCTGATCAACCGCCCTCACCAGCTCGCGCTTCTTTTTCCTTTCCTCGATCAGCGCGGCTTTTGTCTCCGCCGCAGTCACCTCCACTGCCTTGCGCGCTTCTTCCGCGGCGTCCCTGTCTTTTTTGACCTGGTCGACGCCCGCTTACAGCAGTCCCAactctgtttctttccgcacggccacttgatacaaATTGGTGGAGCGGCGGGCCTGATCCGCGAACATACCAAAGAACACAAGGCTGTTCTGGACGAAGGCATTGAGCGCTTGGTGAAAGGGTAGTGCGGCTAGCTGATTGCGGAAATCCGCCAGAAAGATTTGTTGCAGAAACGCATACTGCTCTGCGGCGTTTTCAGCGGAGGACTGGGTGAGCTGTGCCAAGTTTGCCAATCGGAAGCTACCGGGCGGTGGGACTGGCGTAGAATCAGAGTCAAGGTGTATCGCCCTATCCCTGGACGTGGCGGTAGCCTCCAGTTCCGGATTTGCCTGCGGCGGCGCCTGCTgcgtctcctcaatatgctctgcATATCAGTAACTTGTTAGCACGTGAAGTTAATCGTACTGTGTTTACGAAAGAAAAGAGATGCTTACCGGTGATAGGAGGAGGAAGATCTGCGGATGCTGGATCGACGGGGACAAAGTTGTCATTTCGCATGTCCTCCTTTTATTTAGGAGttagcttcttcttcttctgcttGGTTTAGGTGGCTTCGGCAGCCTTGTGCTTGTTGCCCGAGGTGGCAGGTGCTTCCACCTCgttctcgccagtcttctcctgctcaAGCGGCTCATTAATGTTCTGCTTGCAGAAGGAGATGGCCGCAATCTCCTCTGCGGtaagcactttcttcatcttcatctctgcaagcatatgcgcaatattaaaacatgTATGTATAAGCTAGTGGTTAAATATTCATGTGCATTTATACTATTCCTACACTTGCCATTCGGCGTGATTATGGCTggacgcatgttctcccatggccagtgcgCGGATATCCTTCCCAACTGCAGCATAACATTCCCATACGACTGGTGcacaagctgtgcgttagcgcactccgctaatagcttcgtttcctcgtcatcaaggatgGGGGTTTTGTTCACGTCCTTATCCATGCTTTCGCACCAGATAAGCGTTTGCGGAAAGTTGGCTCCAACAACAgattggtcaatgaaaaagaaagtttctttccagtgacccgcattcgattttggggttttggtgaagtttTGAAGGGCAAAGAatgtgaaccaggatttgtggtggtTGGCTAAGCGGTATAAATGGCAGAACACCTTAACTAAGGGCACCTTGTTGAGTGCAATGCATCACATCTCAAATAGTAGAATCTTCCCTATTGCGTAAGGGTGTAATTGCCCTAACCCTACGCCAAAATGATCTAAAACGCCTAAAAATAAGTCGGAAGGGGGCACCCTAAAATTgccatgcttaaacgcatgctcaTATATAGCTACCTTGTTCTCCGGTAGTGAATGAGCACGTTGGTTAGacaggggtggcaccggattgtactatGCTAGTGGTGGGTATTGTTTCACTAATGAATCAATATGCTTCTGCTCTATAATAGACACTGCACTATCTACATATGtttcgttagccttagtcattttctataaagTGATCGGAGAATAACTAACCTTTAGCAGTTGGCCGGAATATTCAAGTTTTGATCGGAATTGAAATTGGCAGCGTATCAGGGAAGCTTGGTGCAGAAAAGTGGAAATGTGTGTGAATGAGGTCTATTTATAGTGTGGATTGGAGGCCATGTGCTGAAACGGTctcatcgtggctgtacacgtgttatgCAATCAACGGGTAGCATTTTCTGCACGCGAGTGGATGTCAGGATGATATGGTTCAATAGGAGTGCGTGGCTTAGCACGCGCCTGCCAATTtccactttacgtcttgtcagccgaatgggcttctgcgacagtgacaggcatttaatgacatcgaaacgcacgcggaaaattaaatgctagccgttttcttgttttttctttttcgcttaatagtttgatatcatatgtcttgcatcaaataacatcaaactggggggacataatgataccgcaacccgcatgcgcaatgAGTATGTATGCGGGCACTCGCTAGCATCCGTATGTGTGCACTTGTATGCggcatgcggtatgcggattcgtgtCGAATGCCTTTGTCCCCGGTACAGCGGTTACTTGGTtaccaagtaaatatcttttccataattatatctgtgattcaggggagtttgttatggaaaggattaccattatctcggatggttctagaattagggtttgcctatatatacaaaccctaactatcattctaacaaCAATCACGTTACGTAACCATCATCTACTACACGTTTTACGTAACCAGCATCATCTAGTATCTTCTCAGGGTCAACAGGTTAGTTTCTCGttaactagcacctacaaccttacttggggccttctgatcgacgatCGTTAacaaaggtggacttaatcacttggccaccccgccgacatcatcatgtcggccagggttattcacggtagccggaccggagagccttgttctaagatccttaaaccccactttacacattgaacaggcatattaaccctatggtcaaaatatgcatgatcactcggttttgtccatgagtgaacctccagcCGCTTGATCAATAGAAATCCGGGTTGCAACattacaacccttgtaaaagatttggactttttggaaggtatccaaaccatggtttggaaaacctcttagcattttggaaaatcgattccatgcttcatacaaggtttccatcgacttttgacaaaattgggtaatttcttgttggagtctcgcggacttagaagctggaaaatatttcttaagaaatttttccaacataccatcccaagtttctatcgtagccttgggcaatgaatctaaccaactccgTGCTTCCccatggagtgtccatgggaaaagtcttaaaaatatggcttgATCAATGTCCGGTTGAAGTTTGaacagaagacatatctcttgaaaaagacgaatatgttcgtttgcatattCATTcgaaccaccaccaaattgacatctgttgttaatcatttggagaataggtccttttatttcaaatttttcctCACCAGGTGTCTGAGTAATTGCActtccttgtccggttcgggttgccttcatctttgccgccattgattgtcttggtaccaccggtctttCCTCtctttccatttcaaaatttggaggatgaacgggttcaccaaattccgaatatcttggcttggttgtacttgattctgaatcaaaagtttcttgctttgatgaagattcaaaaagttcaagtacttcttttggaattcttccaagctttctatcaggttctgtaagcggtgtaagtaatggaaaatctgaacttcgggtatgtggcatattcaatctaaaatctgtcaatcacacaactaacataactattaaacgcaccgattctataagtctaaaaatcaaagactattaataatttaaaaagaattaagaaaatacttaatcacaaattagttaataattctattttgacacaaaactgtccccggcagcggcgccaaaaacttgatgtgcaaaacgtggtatatgaattgttgtatgaaatagtatgaaaaaataccaattaaagattgctacacactaacgggcagtgtaccagatcgtgtagtagtatagtaaatggtaaaatccgtgtatcgttccaaagacaatatctaagtcaaattaggattataaattaaattgtgattaactaataaaattacaattacaagatattttggtttgcccttttacgatgggcgaatcaagtgatgaataagattaaaagacaatatttttggtattttaagtttatgaaagtaaaagatagttttgatatcaaattaaggaaatatgctcatctagactttttacccttaattttgaatgttattatggattaagattggattgattggttatgcacgagaactaattaattggttcaccaagagtagtcttgcgcaaacactcaaatgggattacacgacgcaagtgatgttcttgtcatctaagacctcttatttgtaatcaactaattcaactagtttgaagacttgaagaatgatcaagttaatggtgtgttgtacatgatccactcctatatcaactaatggTTTAACTtaattcattcccttggtccggttaaatgctcaattcacccaacccaagtaattaactaagtgttataataagatccctataaacgtcactagataaggcaaatcactatcacatgttaattaatggaactaggtaattgaaagtgtgtataacgtattctaaggaattggtcattctcctaaacgattacacatactaattaagctattccaaagtatctacaagagtcgttcttacatccttatgtaaactaaccatttgaactcaacttatcccttttggtaaaagacggataaacacatgtcactaggtgtaaattgatacattaatttaacaagatgatgtttcttaatcaaatgaacatatcaactagttgaatcgaaaggattaaacttaacaagaacggttcttgtattcaaacatcaaactatcgtgcataataacaatcaatcaatagtaaacattcaacatgtcggttatttatctagatgaacataaaatggactagccaacaatcatgcttgaaaacttaaacaaaacagtaacaaagataTAATTCaatgtaaatacaagattgaccttttaggagtaatcttggatgaagttcttgaatgatccttgattcttcaatgatttgagtgcttagatgcactttgataagcccaaaaATTACTTTGATTCGTATGTTTTAGTCACAGAGCAGAAAAGAACTGGTGCCCCTTCAAATGAAGCTGGAAAGAGGATTAAAAAGGCTGATTAGCGGTTGGAAAGTGGAGTGCGCCAAGCGCACAAtagaggtgcgcggcgcgcactgttcACCTACTCCACTTTCTCTTTACAGCTCGACAtcgcacgttcaaatctgctttaCTGGTAAAGGTGCGCGgacgggtgcgctgagcgcactactgtgcgcggcgcgcatatagcttggcgcactttggttttggccaagaaatcttCTGATCAAAATCTTAcattgtgcgctgagcgcaccttacTGTTCTTAGATTTCTGGTCTTGGTTTCGATCTCTGAGCGGAatcatacataatcttccatatttcttcaagtttacaatgattctagactatattacaataatatgaaaTACTAACGGAAATACTATGTTTACATacgaaataaacaacaataggactaGATATTGCATCTAAAAATATGTCTAATTTAAGCAATATCAACACGTTTGTGTAAGACCCAAGTTCGAATGGTACATATTGTGAATATTATTAAAAGCTGCCTGTATCAGTTTCAGTAGGGGGCCGCGGCGCCGCCAGCGTCAGATGGTGActcttttgttttatttaattataaagaggggcattttggtattttcacttgaggTCGAATTTATGGCCATTAGGAGGCTGGTTTGGCTCATAATTTCAcattcaccaaccttatcttctccactttaattctagagagagagaaagagttttagtgtgagaaagcttaaatcaaggaagaaggagCTTGTTTCGGGTCTAAGctcgtgtattaaagttgttcatctagccattagctacattttgattgtggtggtaagtcctaatcttgacttccttactttaatttagtttaagggttagggtttgggttagtgatgaacataaaacccatttgttagtgatttgggggttttgggtaaagaTTTGGGTCATAAAGACCCAAGAGTGACTAACCTAGGATTTTGAAAGgataaatgtgtttatgagtcttaattagttagtaaattacTAGAACTCCTAGATAttaagtaagtgggtgttatttgggtttgttGGTGACCCAagtgattatatgcataatgtaataggtacgttacattgaaggttgcaagctcggttatcattCACAAAGGGCGTtaatgtgagtggaataattttATGCGTAgggatataatgtatttatttgtgtagcgtgaaatgtgaagtgtcgaggtgctaagatgccacgtttcacgtgacaagtgaagcatcaaggtgttaagatgccactcggggtgaagcatcgaggtgttaagatgccacccgggagtgaggtgttaagatgccacccaggagtgaggtgttaagacgccactcccgaAAGTAAaattgatgagtgaagcatcgaggtgttaagatgccactcggggtgaagtgtcgaggtgttaagatgccacccggggaattagtgatacgcggtgttaagtacactaatggatgttgcgaactccgatggtctttcacgAGTACCATTTCCTTgcgcgattggttaaccatggttttgtgTGGTGATatggcatattatattgtttggatTATATGCTAATAATTGTGGTCGCTCGTGGTTTTGGGAATTTAGCTTTATACTTGCGATGATATGCTATTagtttgctagcatgtatgcggtaatgtgtaagtgtttgcaagtaggtatattatatatatatatatatgtgtataattattgcattcactaaacgttttgcttaccctctcgttgtttacctttttaggctccggcgtggacaagggcaagggtataCGTTTGGACTAGCGATCTCCCTACGTGATTATGCTAGAGTTTAGCTGTTGGAGTTcaacctaggtttgggtagttgaaccccaaacaccatgctcgggtttatgtttggtatttaaacttatcGATCGGAACTCGTATTCTTGATTTGTAAATGGGCGAATGATGCCCGGGGAGTCAAGTTCTTGTTTTTGGAGTTATTAAAACATGTAAACTCTATTTACTTATGCAGCGGAAAACCTCGTGTTGATGTTTGTCGATTACCGCGAAATTTGGTGTTGTATAATTTTTGTACAAGTCAGAATCAGATCCAGGGTTGGGCCGCGCAGCGGTAATTACCTGACAGACTTGGCCTGTCcacattaaaatatatatatatatatatatatatatatatatatatatatatatatatatatatatatatatatatatatatatatatatattttgcgatgtttaacgggttgggtcgttatagTTTGACTCAACTTGGGACATGAAAACAGATGTTTGAGGTTTATTATTAGTAGTGGACAACCCTCTTTGTGACTCTTCTCTAGACAGCACAGAGTAAGTAGTTTTAACATCAGGTAATGGGTCCCTTAATAGCAAATTACTTTTAACATGCATGTAACAGTCATTTAGACCCATCAAGAATTGCATCAACTTAAGCATACTATTATGTTTGACAGTTTGATCAGCAGCTTCACAAGTACATTGTTTCAGATTAGCCGTGGCATCATATTGTTTCCACATAGAGTTCAGCTTATGATAATATTCAGACAGAGAGCTATTTCCTTGTTTCAATGTGCTAATATTAAAGTGTAAGTTAAAGATAATAGACCCATCTATTTTATCATAAGTTTCCTTTAGTTCAGTCCACACAGTGCTAGCATTTTCAAAGAAGATTAAACCAGCATACAACTCATCAGCAATAGAACCAAGTAACCATGAAAGAACTACAGAATTACATCTATCCCATTGCTTAAACAAAATTTCATCATTAGCATTTTTAACACAAGTACCATCCACAAAACCAACTTTATTTTTTATACCAAGGGCAAGTAACACAGATCTACTCCATATTTTATACTTTTCTGTCCCTTTAAGTTTGATAGAGACAAGAGGTGTGCTAGAGGTGTCACTAGGGTGCAGATACAAAGGGTCACCAAAGTCAAGCTTATTTATAAGAGTAATCGCGTTTTCTTCCCCCATGGCAAATAGACAGCAAAGGCAATCAAACAAGAACACAGAAAACACAGCAAGAGATAACCAAACAGAAAAAAGGTCACGAATCAACCAAGTGCTTGATCAGGTATTCATGAGTTTCAAGGAACTCAGATCAAGAGTTGGGCACTGGGATTCTCGGTCTGtaggaacagaaaaaaaaaaataactaacaCAAGATAGAAAGTAAGGAAAGAAACTCCCCTATACGGATAAAGAACCTTAGCAGGCAACGAGTAAGAAGACAGTGAATCACAGTAGCAGATCACAGCAAGGACAGTAGCAGATCACAGCAATTTGAACGAACAACccaaaccctaatttgaacaaATTAGGGTTTCTTCACCCAATCGGACAAAACACTAATCAATCGTgagcctacgctctgataccatgttaaaatAGTGAATCAACAACCACGAAACACCAATGGAACTTCAATTGATCGAAACACAAAAAATCACCAAGTACCGAAATTACAAATA
This genomic interval carries:
- the LOC139900009 gene encoding uncharacterized protein — encoded protein: MGEENAITLINKLDFGDPLYLHPSDTSSTPLVSIKLKGTEKYKIWSRSVLLALGIKNKVGFVDGTCVKNANDEILFKQWDRCNSVVLSWLLGSIADELYAGLIFFENASTVWTELKETYDKIDGSIIFNLHFNISTLKQGNSSLSEYYHKLNSMWKQYDATANLKQCTCEAADQTVKHNSMLKLMQFLMGLNDCYMHVKSNLLLRDPLPDVKTTYSVLSREESQRGLSTTNNKPQTSVFMSQVESNYNDPTR